In Malus sylvestris chromosome 16, drMalSylv7.2, whole genome shotgun sequence, the following are encoded in one genomic region:
- the LOC126607813 gene encoding probable serine/threonine-protein kinase PBL11, with product MDRWRRNRRVGHQEKLYSAYLKSGQESSRSKNANFRSPIMDLTASIAEKLNIYRQNVSESKILLFSLFENMISKREKRRSPLQERNFSVSDIGAEKKRSKSARATTNSNTPSPKDWNLERVNKKDGVLRDYRLYCFCYSALKASTRKFSSKNLIGQGGFGDVYKGYVSYCNMNAAAKPSEGFPIAVKRLRKTALQGDEQWENERKFMSKLSHPNIVKLIGYCREGEHRMLVYEYMKGGSLEAQLMAKNATQLHWRRRTKLALGVAKALHCLHTRGAPVIHRDLKASNVLLDDDFNAKLSDFGLAKYGPKDDQDHIMTRVLGTKGYIAPEYIATGHVTLKTDVYSFGVVLLEIFSGSCAVKKYSDGMTGDLTKWAEPYLRNRLQLHRVIDQRLGNNFPVEEAHKFAELILRCLDSNPKSRPTMTEVVADLEELHENTGSNRISGHVTKWVPGI from the exons ATGGATAGATGGCGAAGGAATCGGCGTGTGGGCCACCAGGAGAAACTTTACAGTGCTTATCTAAAAAGTG GGCAGGAATCAAGCAGATCGAAAAATGCCAACTTTAGAAGTCCGATCATGGACTTAACAGCCTCCATTGCGGAG AAGTTGAACATTTATAGGCAAAATGTTTCTGAAAGTAAaattcttcttttctctctatttG AAAATATGATCAGTAAACGTGAGAAACGAAGATCACCACTTCAAGAGAGGAATTTCTCGGTCTCAGACATAG GTGCAGAAAAAAAACGTAGCAAAAGTGCAAGGGCCACGACAAACTCCAATACTCCGAGTCCAAAAGATTGGAATTTGGAGAGAGTGAACAAGAAGGACGGAGTGTTGCGAGATTACAGGCTATACTGCTTCTGTTacagtgccttgaaagcttccaCACGCAAGTTTAGCAGCAAGAACTTGATCGGGCAAGGCGGATTCGGTGATGTCTACAAAGGGTATGTGAGTTATTGTAATATGAATGCTGCCGCAAAACCAAGTGAGGGATTTCCAATTGCTGTCAAAAGGCTCAGAAAGACAGCGCTACAAGGCGATGAACAATGGGAG AATGAGAGGAAATTTATGAGCAAACTAagtcatccaaacatagtgaaACTAATAGGGTACTGCCGCGAAGGTGAGCACAGAATGTTGGTTTATGAGTACATGAAAGGAGGAAGCTTGGAGGCCCAACTGATGGCGAAAAATGCTACACAGTTACACTGGAGGAGAAGAACCAAATTAGCACTCGGCGTAGCCAAGGCTCTGCATTGTCTTCACACTCGCGGGGCGCCCGTAATTCATCGTGATCTCAAAGCTTCAAATGTTCTGTTGGATGAT GACTTCAATGCCAAGCTATCAGACTTTGGCCTGGCAAAATATGGACCCAAAGATGACCAGGACCACATAATGACAAGGGTTCTTGGTACCAAAGGCTACATCGCACCTGAGTACATAGCGACAG GGCATGTAACACTCAAAACCGACGTATACAGCTTCGGCGTGGTGCTCTTAGAGATCTTTTCAGGCTCCTGCGCCGTGAAGAAATATTCGGATGGGATGACTGGTGATCTTACCAAGTGGGCTGAACCATATCTTCGCAACCGGCTACAACTGCATCGTGTGATTGATCAGAGACTTGGAAACAACTTCCCGGTGGAAGAAGCTCACAAGTTTGCTGAACTCATCCTCCGATGCCTCGATTCAAACCCTAAGAGCAGACCAACGATGACTGAGGTCGTAGCTGATTTGGAGGAGTTGCATGAAAACACAGGCAGCAATCGGATTTCAGGCCATGTTACGAAATGGGTGCCAGGCATATAG
- the LOC126608670 gene encoding cysteine--tRNA ligase 2, cytoplasmic-like, translating into MRIINNEYAYLVGGDVVFAVDEFLNYGQLSGQKLEHNRAGERVAVDSRKRNPADFALWKSAKPGEPSWESPWGPGRPRWHIECSAMSAHYMTFKFDIHGGGIDLIFPHHENEVAQRLHQ; encoded by the exons ATGCGGATTATTAACAACGAATATGCATATCTGGTTGGCGGGGATGTAGTCTTTGCTGTTGATGAATTTCTAAATTATGGCCAGTTATCTGGACAAAAATTGGAACACAATCGGGCTGGTGAACGAGTTGCTGTTGATTCAAGGAAGCGTAATCCAGCAGACTTTGCATTGTGGAAG TCTGCAAAGCCTGGTGAGCCAAGTTGGGAAAGCCCTTGGGGACCTGGTAGACCTAGATGGCACATTGAATGCAGTGCAATGAGTGCACATTATATGACATTCAAGTTTGATATTCATGGCGGCGGTATTGACTTGATTTTTCCACATCATGAGAATGAGGTTGCCCAGAGACTACACCAATAG